A segment of the Chrysiogenia bacterium genome:
GCGGGAGAGGGGAACGGAGTCGGACCCTCGAAGACGCGCGGACAATCTATCGATCCGGACCGCGTCCTCGCTCTCGAAATGCGCGCAAGGCGCGCCACCCCGTCGCTCTCCCCCGCTCCTGTCCTGAGTCGACCGAAGGGCCGGGGGAGATGGGCAACGCCCAGAGGCGGTCGGGCCTGGCGGCCCTCATCTTCTCAGTATGGGGATGCGCTGTGACCGATCAAGTCCCGTGACCCACGATGGCCCGCTTTGGACCGAGATGGACCGAAATGACCCGAAATGGACCGCAAAAAAAACGCACCTGCGCGCGCACTGGCGCGGGCGATTGGGAGCGAATAAGCTCCGTGGCTAATGGCCGACAATCCCACAACCAGCGGCGCCGATCCGGCGGCCTTCATCGCGCGTTGGTCAAAGGCCGAGGGATCCGAGCGGGCCAACTACCAGCTCTTTCTCTCCGAGCTGTGCGAGCTGATCGGCGTCGAGCGCCCGCAACCCGCCGGGAAAGATTCGAGCCAGAACGCCTACGTCTTCGAGCGCTCGGTGGAGGTCTCCAACCGCGACGGCACCACCTCGACCAATTTTCTCGATCTCTACAAGCGCGGCTCCTTTGTACTGGAGGCCAAGCAGGGCGTCGAAAAGCAGGACGCCGAAGACCCCATTGCCCGGAAACGAAAGCTCAAGAAAGGTCACGGCGTGCGCGGCAGCAAGGTGTGGGACACCACCATGACCCGCGCGAAGGCCCAGGCCGAGCGCTACGCCCACGCGCTGCCAAACGACGAGCCCTCGCCGCCGTTCCTGATGGTCGCCGACGTCGGGCACGTCATCGAGGTCTACAGCGATTTCAGCCAGATGGGCCGCCAGTACCTCCCCTTTCCCGATCCGGGCAGTTTTCGCATCCAGTTAAAAGACCTGGCCGAGGAAGCGGCGCGCGAGCGCCTGCGAAAGATCTGGGAAGACCCCTGGAGCCTCGACCCCACCCGGCACAGCGCGCGCGTCACGCGCGAAGTGGCCGACCGGCTGGCGAAGTTGGCCAAGAGCTTTGAAAAAGACGGGCACAGCCCCCAGCGCGTCGCCGAATTCCTGATGCGCTGCCTGTTCACCATGTTCGCCGAAGACGTGGGCCTGATTCCCGAAAACGGATTCACGCGGCTGCTTGAAGAGCAGCGAGGCGACCTCGAACACCTGCCGCAGATGCTCACCCACCTGTGGCAGACCATGAACAAGGGTGGTTTCTCTCCCATCCTGAAGGCCGACCTGCTGCGCTTCAACGGCGGGCTCTACCTGCACCAGGAAGCCCTGCCGCTCACCCGCGATCAGCTCGCTCTCCTGATCGAGGCCGCCCGCGCCGACTGGAAGGACGTCGAACCCGCCATCTTCGGCACGCTTTTGGAGCGCGCCCTCGACCCCATCGAGCGGCACAAGCTGGGCGCCCACTACACCCCGCGCGCCTACGTCGAGCGGCTCGTCATGCCGACGATTATCGAACCCCTTCGCGCCGACTGGGACGGGGTAAAGACCGCCGCCATTCGTCATCTCGAAGACGGCGAGCAGAAAAAGGCCGCCGAGGCCGTGCGCGGCTTTCACAAGAAACTCTGCAGCACCCGCGTGCTCGATCCCGCCTGCGGCAGCGGCAACTTCCTGTATGTGACCCTCGAACACATGAAGCGTTTGGAGGGCGAGGTCGACGATTTTCTGCACAACGAACTCGGCGAGCAGGCGGGCCTTGGCCTGTGGGGCACCGCCCACCAGCGCGCCGGGCGCGGAGAGAAACTCAAAAAGGGCGAGCACTTCACCGTCGATCCCCACCAGTTTCTGGGCATCGAAGTGAACCCGCGCGCGGCGACCATTGCCGAGATGGTCCTGTGGATCGGCTACCTGCAGTGGCACTACCGGGCCTTCGGTATTGAAAACCTGCCCGAACCCGTGCTGCGCGACTTCCACAACGTCGAATGCCGCGACGCCGTGCTGGCCTGGGATTCGATGGAGGAAGAAAAAGGCGAGGACGGCAAGCCGCTCACCCGCTGGGACGGGCGGACCTACAAGAAACACCCCGTCACCGGCGAAGACGTCCCCGACGAAACCGCCCGCGTGCAGGTCTACCGCTACATCAATCCCCGCAAGGCCGAGTGGCCCGAGGCGGATTTTGTGGTGGGGAACCCGCCGTTTGTGGGGAACTTCAAGATGCGCGACGCGCTGGGGAGTGGATACGTCGATGCGCTACGCGGCACGTATGAGAGTGTCCCGGAATCCAGCGACTATGTGATGTACTGGTGGGACAAAGCGGCGAAATTGGCGCGCGCAGGCAAGTTGCGGCGGTT
Coding sequences within it:
- a CDS encoding class I SAM-dependent DNA methyltransferase — its product is MADNPTTSGADPAAFIARWSKAEGSERANYQLFLSELCELIGVERPQPAGKDSSQNAYVFERSVEVSNRDGTTSTNFLDLYKRGSFVLEAKQGVEKQDAEDPIARKRKLKKGHGVRGSKVWDTTMTRAKAQAERYAHALPNDEPSPPFLMVADVGHVIEVYSDFSQMGRQYLPFPDPGSFRIQLKDLAEEAARERLRKIWEDPWSLDPTRHSARVTREVADRLAKLAKSFEKDGHSPQRVAEFLMRCLFTMFAEDVGLIPENGFTRLLEEQRGDLEHLPQMLTHLWQTMNKGGFSPILKADLLRFNGGLYLHQEALPLTRDQLALLIEAARADWKDVEPAIFGTLLERALDPIERHKLGAHYTPRAYVERLVMPTIIEPLRADWDGVKTAAIRHLEDGEQKKAAEAVRGFHKKLCSTRVLDPACGSGNFLYVTLEHMKRLEGEVDDFLHNELGEQAGLGLWGTAHQRAGRGEKLKKGEHFTVDPHQFLGIEVNPRAATIAEMVLWIGYLQWHYRAFGIENLPEPVLRDFHNVECRDAVLAWDSMEEEKGEDGKPLTRWDGRTYKKHPVTGEDVPDETARVQVYRYINPRKAEWPEADFVVGNPPFVGNFKMRDALGSGYVDALRGTYESVPESSDYVMYWWDKAAKLARAGKLRRFGLIATNSLRQTFNRKVLQRHMTANNPVSLLFAIPDHPWVDAADGAAVRISMTVAGAGTQHGRLGQVTSEAKSASDGVDVNIAWSNGQVLQNLTIGADLSSTVALRAHSGLSCRGVSLHGAGFILTSDEAVDLGYTPESSLAKVVKPYRNGRDVTQTTRGVFVIDLFGLTADAVRETYPSVYQRVMERVKPERDQNNRATYRENWWLFGEPRANFRPALKGLPRFIATTETAKHRFFVFLDGDILPDNMLVNIALDDAFYLGALSSRIHVTWALAAGGTLEDRPRYNKTLCFDPFPFPDPPGALKQRIRELGEQLDAHRKARQAEHPGLTMTGMYNVLEKLRAGEKLSAKEKTIHEQGLVSVLKQIHDDLDAAVFEAYGWSADLSDEEILEKLVALNHERAEEEAGGLIRWLRPEFQNPTGKQGAAQGELVKEKKKKAAAAPKEKQDWPAALPEQAQAIAGVLATAEAPLDAAALAKHLKRGNKKRVEELLATLAEMGRAREVGEGRYVA